From the Lathyrus oleraceus cultivar Zhongwan6 chromosome 4, CAAS_Psat_ZW6_1.0, whole genome shotgun sequence genome, one window contains:
- the LOC127136604 gene encoding uncharacterized protein LOC127136604, with protein MARCMKTRKGRFVAELMSARKAKKNAGIGPFKSWSKVEVNKRKVREDSESEEDVEEDVPGISPVKKTTVRKSPVKFVVVHLDNISFDLEDGATKWKFVIQRRVAVERELGKDAAEVKEVMDLIKAVGLLKTLVFVRGMGITFSPTIINNFLGRKIEGAGELEATDNEVCREITARQVKGWPIKKHLPARKLTLKYAILHKIGAANWVPTNHISTIANTLGSSLTADYVLGFVTL; from the exons ATGGCTAGATGCATGAAGACTCGAAAAGGAAGATTTGTGGCTGAGCTTATGTCAGCTAGAAAAGCTAAGAAGAATGCTGGTATTGGTCCCTTcaaatcttggagcaaggttGAAGTGAATAAGAGGAAAGTTAGAGAAGATTCTGAGTCTGAAgaggatgttgaggaagatgtccctgGCATCTCTCCTGTGAAGAAAACCACTGTGAGGAAGTCTCCTGTTAAATTTGTTGttgtgcatttggataacatCTCTTTCGATCTTGAGGATGGAGCTaccaagtggaaatttgtgattcaaagaaGGGTGGCTGTGGAAAGGGAGTTGGGAAAGGATGCTGCTGAAgtcaaggaggtcatggacctgataaAGGCTGTTGGGTTGTTGAAGACTTTG gtgtttgtgaGAGGTATGGGTATCACATTCTCTCCCACTATTATTAACAATTTTCTGGGAAGAAAAATTGAGGGTGCAGGTGAATTGGaagctacagacaatgaggtATGTAGAGAGATTACAGCTAGGCAGGTGAAAGGCTGGCCTATTAAAAAGCATCTCCCTGCTAGGAAGTTGACTTTGAAGTATGCtatattgcataaaataggagctgcaaattgggtgcctaccaaccatATTTCCACCATTGCTAATACCCTTGGAAG CTCGCTTACTGCTGATTATGTACTTGGTTTTGTAACCCTTTAA